One stretch of Marinobacterium iners DNA includes these proteins:
- the tnpC gene encoding IS66 family transposase, whose protein sequence is MKISNMDVDAILANVRQQLQDDKTLSPSLRAAIEMMMVLIQMMTGRLNTNSTNSSTPPSQDPNRPKKSRSKGERKPGGQPGRIGKTLQRVEEPDAIKTVKVDRRTLPKGSAFRVVGYEKRQVFDLDISRFVTEYQAEILENEQGQRVTAPFPAGVDRPVQYGPRLKAHAVYLSQYQLLPYERVREYFEDQVGIPLSAGSLFNFNQDAFDKAEGFEHWVKDRLAESVLIHADETSINIGGQRRWLHCASNDDLTWLAPHAHRGHEAMEAIGILPRFHGVLCHDHWKPYYRYQCRHALCNAHHLRELQRAWEQDKQTWAQRMQTLLCTMEDAVKSAGGSLPPEKAEGWRKAYRQCLKKAEDECPPPDENQRQGKRGRLKRSRARNLLERLRDYEADVLRFLDDPAVPFTNNQGERDIRMLKVQQKISGCFRSMDGAQIFCRVRSYLSTARKQNLSGSEALTLLFEGRLPTFMAAPSDNPKTF, encoded by the coding sequence ATGAAGATCAGCAATATGGATGTCGACGCCATCTTGGCGAACGTCAGACAACAGCTCCAGGACGACAAGACACTCTCGCCATCTCTGCGCGCAGCCATTGAGATGATGATGGTGCTGATCCAGATGATGACCGGCCGGCTCAACACGAACAGTACCAACAGCAGTACGCCGCCCTCCCAGGATCCGAACCGGCCCAAGAAGAGCCGCAGTAAAGGTGAGCGTAAACCGGGCGGACAGCCTGGCCGTATTGGCAAGACGCTGCAACGGGTCGAGGAGCCGGATGCGATCAAGACCGTGAAGGTCGACCGGCGCACCCTGCCTAAGGGCAGCGCATTCCGCGTGGTCGGCTATGAAAAGCGTCAGGTCTTCGATCTGGATATCAGCCGCTTCGTGACCGAGTACCAGGCCGAGATCCTGGAGAACGAACAGGGGCAACGCGTCACAGCGCCATTCCCGGCCGGTGTTGATCGTCCGGTGCAGTATGGTCCCCGCTTGAAAGCGCATGCGGTGTATCTGTCGCAGTACCAGCTGCTGCCCTACGAACGTGTCCGCGAATACTTTGAGGATCAGGTTGGTATCCCGCTCAGCGCAGGGTCGCTGTTCAACTTCAACCAAGACGCTTTCGACAAAGCTGAGGGCTTCGAGCACTGGGTTAAGGACCGTCTGGCCGAGTCGGTGCTGATTCACGCCGATGAAACCAGCATCAACATCGGTGGCCAACGCCGCTGGCTGCATTGCGCCTCGAATGATGACCTGACCTGGCTGGCGCCCCATGCTCACCGGGGTCACGAGGCGATGGAGGCCATCGGTATCCTGCCGCGCTTCCACGGCGTGCTTTGTCATGACCACTGGAAACCGTACTACCGCTATCAGTGCCGGCATGCGCTCTGTAATGCCCACCATCTGCGCGAGCTTCAGCGCGCCTGGGAGCAGGACAAACAGACCTGGGCGCAGCGCATGCAAACCCTGTTGTGCACCATGGAGGATGCCGTTAAGAGTGCGGGCGGCAGCCTGCCGCCTGAAAAGGCAGAAGGGTGGCGAAAGGCCTACCGGCAATGCCTCAAAAAAGCGGAAGACGAGTGTCCGCCACCGGATGAAAACCAACGGCAGGGCAAGCGTGGTCGGCTCAAACGCTCTCGGGCGCGCAACCTGCTGGAGCGGTTGCGCGACTATGAGGCAGATGTTTTGCGCTTTCTGGACGATCCGGCGGTCCCCTTTACGAACAACCAAGGCGAGCGTGATATCCGTATGCTCAAGGTGCAGCAGAAGATCTCTGGCTGCTTCCGCTCGATGGATGGGGCACAGATCTTCTGTCGTGTGCGCAGCTATCTGTCGACGGCGCGCAAGCAAAACCTGAGTGGTTCCGAGGCGTTGACACTGTTGTTCGAAGGACGTTTGCCGACCTTCATGGCAGCGCCAAGCGATAATCCGAAAACTTTTTAA
- a CDS encoding translocation/assembly module TamB domain-containing protein produces the protein MRPLLRWSLGTLLIVLLGILLMLAAILFLPSGTRFALNLSANLLPQLELRDIDGTLTSELQIGYLRFAQDELGIEVEQLSLHWHPWSLREPRLKVYGLSAASVNVALPASAEEEAPVQETGTFQLPELPAVELPLQLELDQVSVGHIRIIQGEQRLLDELGVSLALHSDDQLLVIDSLKLEQPGSQLQLSGWTEPARQFLSYLELQGSTDLTHWVQLEHWPESLPLSADLVLDLDGAQRQLELQLQAQQGETVLRLQSQVDASETIQLDYQLSAEGINPALAAADWPGQLELSANGHVELGKQLPQLSLQLQSLQGQLRQQPISLSASVASDTRQWQIDALDLRYAGARAQAKGAINDRLDLSWELQAPNLARLLPDARGQLSLSGQLKGALLQPAVTARIRASGLGYADQASLERLSGDVSLDLSGGSDWTADLQLDNAAAAGQTIEQVRLSLNGKPEKHRLSLSANGSPGQLELSAAGGWSPDQQRWQGQLNRLELLPEPFSQWRSVAPAGLMISMQDYRLERFCLDEQSAGGSLCLQADGDFAGRTQARAELDELALSMLEPLLNGMQLTPTLSLQADFTQQPGGLPILDATLTTTAGELTPAQADQSVALAPLTARIALAEDRLQLTADTLLEMVAGELALELDVTGLSQQQRLRGQLRLSADDLSDVQVLIPDLQNLKGFVRGELSLAGTLAKPELAGEISYREGSVELPAMGLLIAPIELQLAQAEYPGLIRFTGSARSGGGKLQLDGEYDLEQRTGELTLNGEQFTAMNTQEIHAQISPDLTLNLSPEAVRLGGSLRVPQTLISTPKSRESAVQPSSDVVIVKDGEVVEKDPAIPVYADIRIELGDDVRVDALGFKGRLLGALQIEESPGRTTRATGSIQVESGQYQLYGQDLQIRRGSLVYAAGPVDNPGLDLRIGRQVDDVMVGANVSGTLREPRMDLYGEPAMPDSSVLSYLLLGKAPGESSAGEQQVMLQAALALGMNQGNKITGNLREAFALDEFGFDSDASGESAFFIGKYLSPRLYLRYGVGVMEAVNTLSLKYKLSEKWRVEAQSNELGSGADLLYTLER, from the coding sequence GTGAGACCGCTGTTACGCTGGAGTCTGGGTACACTGCTGATTGTTCTGCTGGGCATCCTGCTGATGCTGGCGGCCATTTTGTTTCTGCCCTCCGGTACCCGTTTTGCGCTCAACCTGAGTGCCAATCTGCTGCCCCAGCTTGAACTCAGGGATATTGATGGCACCTTGACATCCGAGCTGCAGATTGGATACCTGCGTTTTGCCCAGGATGAGCTGGGCATCGAAGTAGAGCAGCTGTCTCTGCACTGGCACCCCTGGTCGCTGCGCGAGCCACGCCTGAAAGTGTATGGGCTCAGTGCAGCGTCTGTGAACGTTGCCTTGCCGGCATCGGCTGAGGAAGAGGCTCCGGTGCAGGAAACAGGCACTTTCCAGCTGCCGGAACTGCCTGCAGTGGAGTTGCCGCTGCAGCTTGAGTTGGATCAGGTTAGTGTGGGGCATATACGCATTATCCAGGGAGAACAGCGGTTGCTGGACGAGCTGGGAGTGAGCCTCGCACTGCACAGTGATGATCAGCTGCTTGTGATTGACTCACTGAAACTGGAACAGCCCGGCAGCCAGTTGCAGTTGAGCGGCTGGACCGAACCGGCGCGGCAGTTCCTGAGCTACCTTGAGTTGCAGGGCTCAACCGATCTGACCCACTGGGTACAGCTTGAACACTGGCCGGAGTCACTGCCTCTGAGTGCTGATCTGGTACTGGATCTGGATGGCGCCCAGCGTCAGCTGGAGTTGCAGCTTCAGGCACAGCAGGGTGAAACAGTGTTGCGGTTGCAGTCACAGGTGGACGCCAGCGAAACGATCCAGCTTGATTATCAACTGAGCGCTGAAGGCATCAACCCGGCACTGGCAGCTGCTGACTGGCCGGGTCAGTTGGAGCTGTCGGCCAACGGCCACGTTGAGCTGGGGAAGCAGCTGCCTCAGCTGTCGCTTCAGTTGCAGTCATTGCAGGGTCAATTGCGACAGCAGCCGATCAGTTTGAGCGCCAGCGTGGCGAGTGATACCCGGCAGTGGCAGATTGATGCGCTGGATCTTCGCTACGCGGGTGCGCGGGCACAGGCAAAGGGTGCGATCAACGATCGTCTGGATTTAAGCTGGGAGCTGCAGGCACCCAATCTGGCTCGGCTGCTGCCTGACGCGCGTGGGCAACTGTCACTCAGTGGGCAGTTGAAGGGCGCATTGCTGCAGCCTGCCGTGACGGCCCGCATTCGTGCCAGTGGGCTGGGCTATGCCGATCAGGCCAGCCTGGAGCGCTTGAGTGGAGACGTGTCGCTGGACCTGTCCGGTGGCAGCGACTGGACGGCAGACCTGCAGCTGGATAATGCCGCTGCAGCTGGCCAGACCATTGAACAGGTCAGATTGAGCCTCAATGGCAAACCGGAAAAACACCGCCTGAGCCTATCTGCCAACGGCTCGCCGGGTCAGCTGGAGCTGAGCGCCGCCGGTGGCTGGAGCCCGGATCAGCAGCGCTGGCAGGGGCAGCTCAATCGACTGGAGCTGCTGCCCGAGCCGTTCAGTCAATGGCGCTCGGTGGCACCTGCGGGTCTCATGATCTCAATGCAAGACTACCGCCTGGAACGTTTCTGCCTCGATGAGCAAAGTGCCGGAGGGAGTCTGTGCCTGCAGGCAGACGGTGATTTTGCCGGCCGTACGCAGGCAAGGGCCGAGCTGGACGAGCTGGCACTGAGCATGTTGGAGCCACTGCTTAATGGCATGCAGCTGACCCCAACGCTCTCGCTGCAGGCAGACTTCACCCAGCAACCCGGTGGCCTGCCAATACTTGATGCAACACTGACGACGACAGCGGGTGAACTGACTCCGGCGCAGGCGGACCAATCAGTTGCTTTGGCGCCACTGACTGCGCGTATTGCCTTGGCTGAAGATCGGTTGCAGTTGACGGCAGATACGCTGCTGGAAATGGTAGCCGGTGAGTTGGCGCTTGAACTGGATGTCACGGGCCTGAGCCAGCAACAGCGATTACGTGGACAGCTGCGTCTCAGTGCAGATGATCTGAGTGATGTGCAGGTGCTGATACCGGATCTGCAAAACCTGAAGGGTTTTGTCCGTGGCGAGCTGAGCCTGGCGGGTACACTGGCAAAGCCGGAGCTGGCAGGAGAGATCAGCTATCGAGAGGGCAGTGTAGAGCTGCCGGCGATGGGGCTGCTGATCGCGCCGATTGAGCTGCAGTTGGCACAGGCCGAATACCCCGGTCTGATCCGCTTTACGGGGTCAGCGCGCTCCGGTGGCGGAAAGCTGCAACTGGACGGGGAATATGATCTGGAACAGCGTACCGGTGAGCTGACGCTGAATGGCGAGCAATTTACCGCCATGAACACACAGGAGATTCATGCCCAGATCAGCCCCGACTTGACCCTGAACCTGTCACCTGAAGCGGTCCGTCTGGGAGGGTCCCTGCGTGTGCCCCAGACGCTGATATCCACGCCCAAGTCCCGTGAAAGTGCCGTGCAGCCCTCATCTGATGTGGTTATTGTCAAGGATGGAGAAGTCGTCGAAAAAGACCCCGCCATTCCTGTGTATGCTGACATTCGCATCGAACTCGGTGACGATGTGCGGGTCGATGCGCTGGGCTTCAAGGGGCGTCTGCTGGGAGCACTGCAGATCGAGGAATCGCCGGGCCGGACCACGCGGGCAACTGGCAGCATCCAGGTGGAAAGCGGTCAGTACCAGCTTTATGGTCAGGATTTGCAGATCAGACGTGGCAGTCTGGTATATGCTGCCGGCCCGGTCGATAACCCGGGACTGGATCTGCGTATCGGCCGCCAGGTAGACGACGTGATGGTAGGTGCCAATGTCAGTGGCACCTTGCGTGAACCGCGCATGGACCTCTATGGTGAGCCGGCCATGCCGGACAGCAGCGTGCTGTCCTACCTGTTGCTGGGCAAGGCTCCTGGCGAAAGTTCCGCAGGTGAGCAGCAGGTGATGCTGCAGGCGGCATTGGCACTGGGCATGAACCAGGGCAACAAAATTACCGGTAACCTGCGTGAGGCCTTTGCTCTGGACGAGTTCGGCTTTGACAGCGATGCGAGCGGTGAATCGGCCTTTTTCATTGGCAAATACCTGTCACCCCGACTCTATTTGCGTTATGGCGTAGGCGTGATGGAGGCCGTCAACACACTTAGCCTGAAATACAAGTTGAGTGAAAAATGGCGTGTTGAAGCGCAAAGCAATGAACTGGGCAGTGGTGCAGATCTGCTCTATACCCTGGAACGTTGA
- a CDS encoding transporter substrate-binding domain-containing diguanylate cyclase, translated as MLRTRILPMIFCMLSVLLLCQPLQARQTEQETVILQLKWLHQFQFAGYYAALEKGFFADEGLKVELRERDLSQNNVAQVLGGEADYGVADSILLLYHAQGEGVVLIAPILQHSPNVLMVMRSSGIESPRDLIGKRLAFYDNDSEGIGILAMLSAQGVLRDGLERVPFSERVERLLGGQVDAITAYSTNEPFRFREQGHEVDLIDPKHFGFDLYGDILFTSEAEATHHPERVEAMRRAVLRGWEYALENKEELIDLILDKYNTQDKSRAALLNEALGLEQLIAPYTVELGSINKGRLEHILKTLLAHDLLDVTSDRALSSLVFESSRQRELALSAEQQAYLNSISPIRFAIDPSWPPFEYLNNQQQLQGVASDYLKLIGERLGVEFELVTDLTWSQALEAAREGRVDLLPSISSTPERRQYLQFTYPHIRSPMVVVTRDDQEYMADISALNGQEVLVVRDYASDEWLRSNHPQVSLQYVSTAEEGLRALAAGQGFAFVDNLAVMSHLIKSLGLSNLQVSGQTPYSFDLSMAVRSDLAPLRELLDHALLSISQQQHNEIYDRWVSLPVPVSQHIPWGTLIPIGGAILTAMLLLALHSMRLSALNTRIRAVNDQLQMTQAELKLKNEQLHEISVTDKLTGIFNRHHLDQVLAEQHAHAQRYQRPLSLVLFDLDYFKQVNDRYGHQAGDQVLRVFCDLVCACTRSTDIFGRWGGEEFLLVCPETTTEDALRVAEKIRTALAAHAFEQGFVQYVSAGIMSLKQGMSLDQFISATDQRLYAAKNGGRNRVVAN; from the coding sequence ATGCTGCGAACGCGTATTTTGCCAATGATCTTCTGCATGCTGTCGGTTCTACTGCTATGTCAGCCATTGCAGGCACGCCAGACCGAGCAGGAAACCGTCATCCTGCAGCTTAAGTGGCTGCATCAGTTCCAGTTTGCCGGGTATTACGCTGCGCTGGAGAAGGGCTTTTTTGCCGACGAAGGGCTGAAGGTCGAGCTGCGGGAACGTGATCTGAGCCAAAACAACGTGGCTCAGGTACTCGGTGGCGAGGCGGACTACGGCGTAGCGGATTCCATTTTGTTGCTCTACCACGCCCAGGGCGAGGGTGTGGTCCTGATCGCGCCTATTCTGCAGCACTCACCCAACGTCCTCATGGTGATGCGATCCTCCGGTATTGAAAGCCCGCGTGATTTGATTGGTAAACGCCTTGCCTTTTACGACAATGACTCCGAAGGGATCGGTATTTTAGCCATGCTCTCGGCCCAGGGAGTGTTGCGTGACGGGCTTGAGCGCGTCCCTTTCTCGGAACGCGTTGAGCGACTGCTCGGCGGGCAGGTCGATGCCATAACGGCTTACAGCACCAATGAGCCATTCCGTTTTCGTGAGCAGGGTCATGAAGTGGATCTGATCGATCCCAAACACTTCGGTTTTGATTTATACGGCGATATTCTTTTTACCAGCGAAGCGGAAGCCACACACCACCCTGAGCGAGTAGAGGCGATGCGCCGCGCAGTGCTGCGTGGTTGGGAGTATGCGCTGGAGAACAAGGAAGAGTTGATTGACCTGATTCTGGATAAATACAATACTCAGGACAAAAGTCGGGCAGCGCTGTTAAACGAGGCACTAGGGCTTGAGCAGTTGATAGCACCCTATACCGTCGAACTCGGCTCAATCAACAAGGGGCGCCTTGAGCATATTCTCAAGACTCTGCTGGCGCATGATCTGCTGGATGTGACGAGTGATCGTGCATTATCGAGTCTGGTGTTTGAGTCGAGCCGTCAGCGTGAGCTGGCGCTGAGTGCTGAACAACAGGCCTATCTGAACAGTATCAGCCCCATCCGCTTTGCCATCGACCCTAGCTGGCCACCGTTTGAGTATCTTAATAATCAACAACAGCTACAGGGGGTTGCATCCGACTATTTGAAACTGATCGGTGAGCGTCTCGGGGTCGAATTTGAGTTGGTAACTGACCTGACCTGGTCTCAGGCGCTGGAAGCGGCGCGCGAAGGCAGGGTTGACCTGTTGCCCAGTATTTCCTCAACCCCGGAGCGACGTCAGTATCTGCAGTTTACCTATCCCCATATTCGTTCACCAATGGTGGTCGTGACCCGTGATGATCAGGAGTATATGGCCGATATTTCCGCTCTGAACGGGCAGGAAGTGTTGGTGGTGCGTGATTATGCATCGGATGAATGGCTTCGCAGCAACCATCCGCAGGTGTCTTTGCAGTATGTCAGCACCGCTGAGGAGGGTCTGCGAGCACTAGCTGCAGGTCAGGGGTTTGCGTTCGTGGATAATTTGGCCGTTATGAGTCATCTAATCAAAAGTCTGGGGCTGAGCAATCTGCAGGTTTCCGGTCAAACTCCTTATTCGTTCGATCTGAGTATGGCCGTTCGGAGTGACCTTGCACCGCTAAGAGAGCTGCTGGATCATGCGCTGCTCAGTATCAGTCAGCAACAGCACAACGAAATATACGATCGCTGGGTCTCCCTGCCCGTGCCGGTGAGCCAGCATATTCCCTGGGGTACATTGATTCCGATAGGCGGTGCGATTCTCACAGCCATGTTGCTGCTGGCGTTGCACAGCATGCGTCTGTCGGCGCTTAACACACGCATTCGTGCCGTTAACGATCAGCTGCAGATGACTCAAGCAGAACTGAAGCTGAAGAATGAGCAACTGCATGAAATATCGGTAACAGACAAACTGACCGGTATATTCAACCGTCACCATCTTGATCAGGTGTTGGCAGAGCAGCATGCCCACGCTCAGCGCTATCAACGCCCCCTGTCACTGGTACTCTTTGATCTGGACTATTTCAAGCAGGTAAATGACCGCTATGGCCATCAGGCGGGTGATCAGGTGCTACGCGTGTTCTGTGATCTGGTCTGTGCCTGCACGCGCTCTACCGATATTTTCGGGCGCTGGGGCGGTGAGGAGTTTCTGCTCGTCTGCCCGGAAACGACAACCGAGGATGCGCTCAGGGTAGCCGAGAAAATTCGGACCGCACTTGCCGCACATGCCTTCGAGCAGGGGTTTGTTCAATATGTCAGTGCCGGTATTATGAGTTTGAAGCAGGGTATGAGTCTGGATCAGTTTATATCGGCCACCGATCAGCGTCTGTATGCAGCCAAAAACGGGGGCCGCAACCGCGTAGTGGCGAACTAA
- a CDS encoding BCCT family transporter — MTTAKREWNSTILVPVFLPAVIVIALMVIGTASNPELAGEVFADTLAYVTSSFGWFYMLAVALFLIFIVSVAFSSWGSTKLGPDHAEPEYDFKSWFAMLFSAGYGIALLFFGVAEPVLHYASPPAGAPETVNAAKQAMQIAYFHWGFHIWAIYGLVGLSLAYFAFRHGLPLAMRSTLYPLIGDRIHGWMGHTVDTFAILGTLFGIATTLGLSVAQINAGVNYLFPSVPVNTTFQIIAIAAITGLAIISVVAGMDKGVKRLSMINIALAIALMLFVFIVGPTIFILETFVENTGSYLSNIVERTFSLQAYTASDWIGNWTLFIFGWTIAWAPFVGLFIAKISRGRTIRQFVVGVMLVPTIFTFLWFSVFGDTALHLIMVEGYTQLIQEVQDDHAIALFKLFERLPLTSIVSFVTVILIITFFVTSSDSGSLVIDSLASGGAMHTPAWQRVFWATTEGVVASVLLLAGGLGALQTASIVSALPFAIIMLIAMVGMWRALVIEQHHEASLQSHMQSHRQSGSGKQGPGFWKKRLASLVDFPSKEDVEKFIRTKAYTSMERVKVELEEKGWPAEVTFDEHNWRAHIDVIKPGELEFIYEIRLRGYAMPTFAYPEMDRDLDGDEHYYRAEVFLRRGGQAYDVYGYDQQDIISDILDQFEKYLHFLHVSPGILPWQMEEHDDDLSKPEDAEEEHPEIDAGLEAFEEELEKDKKPNDN; from the coding sequence ATGACGACCGCAAAACGTGAATGGAACTCGACCATTCTGGTCCCGGTATTTCTGCCGGCCGTTATCGTCATCGCCCTAATGGTGATCGGTACCGCCAGTAATCCTGAACTGGCGGGCGAGGTGTTTGCCGACACCCTGGCCTATGTTACCTCCAGCTTTGGCTGGTTCTACATGCTCGCCGTAGCATTGTTTCTGATCTTCATCGTCAGCGTAGCGTTCAGCAGCTGGGGCAGCACCAAACTGGGGCCTGACCATGCCGAACCCGAGTATGACTTCAAATCATGGTTCGCCATGCTGTTTTCGGCCGGTTATGGCATCGCATTGCTGTTTTTCGGCGTGGCCGAACCAGTGCTGCATTACGCTTCACCACCGGCCGGGGCTCCGGAAACCGTTAACGCGGCCAAGCAGGCAATGCAGATTGCCTACTTCCACTGGGGCTTCCACATCTGGGCGATCTATGGTCTGGTAGGGCTATCATTAGCCTACTTTGCCTTCCGCCACGGCCTGCCGCTGGCGATGCGTTCAACCCTGTACCCGCTGATCGGTGATCGCATCCACGGCTGGATGGGGCACACGGTTGATACCTTTGCCATCCTTGGCACCCTGTTTGGTATTGCCACCACCCTGGGCCTCTCGGTGGCGCAGATCAACGCCGGCGTGAACTACCTGTTCCCATCCGTACCGGTCAACACCACCTTCCAGATCATCGCCATTGCCGCCATCACCGGTCTTGCGATCATCTCAGTGGTGGCCGGCATGGACAAGGGCGTCAAGCGCCTGTCGATGATCAACATCGCGCTGGCGATCGCCCTGATGCTGTTCGTGTTTATCGTTGGCCCGACCATTTTCATTCTGGAAACATTCGTTGAAAACACCGGCAGCTACCTGAGCAACATTGTAGAGCGTACCTTCAGCCTGCAGGCCTACACCGCCAGTGACTGGATCGGTAACTGGACCCTGTTCATCTTTGGCTGGACCATCGCCTGGGCACCCTTTGTCGGCCTGTTTATCGCCAAGATAAGCCGTGGCCGTACCATCCGCCAGTTTGTGGTGGGCGTGATGCTGGTGCCAACCATTTTCACCTTTCTCTGGTTCTCGGTGTTCGGTGATACCGCGCTGCACCTGATCATGGTGGAAGGCTATACCCAGCTGATTCAGGAGGTGCAGGATGATCACGCCATCGCGCTGTTCAAGCTGTTTGAGCGCCTGCCGCTGACATCGATCGTCTCTTTTGTCACCGTTATCCTGATCATCACTTTCTTTGTTACCTCGTCAGACTCCGGCTCGCTGGTTATTGACTCTCTGGCTTCCGGTGGCGCAATGCATACCCCCGCCTGGCAGCGGGTGTTCTGGGCCACGACCGAGGGTGTTGTGGCATCGGTACTGTTGCTGGCCGGTGGTCTGGGGGCACTGCAGACCGCGTCAATCGTCAGTGCGCTGCCCTTTGCGATCATCATGCTGATCGCCATGGTGGGTATGTGGCGTGCACTGGTGATCGAGCAGCACCATGAGGCCAGTCTGCAGAGTCACATGCAAAGCCATCGCCAAAGTGGCAGCGGCAAGCAGGGCCCCGGCTTCTGGAAAAAACGCCTGGCATCGCTGGTGGACTTCCCGAGCAAGGAGGATGTGGAAAAATTCATCCGCACCAAGGCGTATACCAGCATGGAGCGTGTGAAGGTTGAACTGGAGGAGAAAGGCTGGCCCGCCGAGGTGACTTTCGATGAGCACAACTGGCGTGCCCATATCGATGTAATCAAGCCGGGGGAGCTGGAATTTATCTACGAGATCCGCCTGCGCGGCTACGCCATGCCGACCTTCGCCTACCCGGAGATGGACCGCGACCTGGACGGTGATGAGCATTACTACCGTGCCGAAGTATTCCTGCGCCGCGGCGGCCAGGCCTATGACGTGTATGGCTACGATCAACAGGACATCATCAGCGACATTCTCGACCAGTTCGAGAAATACCTGCACTTCCTGCATGTATCACCGGGCATCCTGCCCTGGCAGATGGAAGAACACGATGATGACCTGAGCAAGCCCGAAGACGCCGAGGAAGAGCATCCTGAAATTGATGCCGGTCTTGAAGCGTTTGAGGAGGAGTTGGAGAAAGATAAGAAGCCAAACGACAACTGA
- a CDS encoding autotransporter assembly complex protein TamA — protein sequence MPLFYRPRLLLLPALLLCGTCGQLHAAQFELDGVEGELADNVRAMLSVDDALLQTPPPTVSRLRYLHRQAPEEIRRALQPFGYYNPVLQLEINLDGPAEQWAARYRIDAGPITRIRSAQLVLQGEGAQDSVLQQVLTDTNIRTDEPLRHADYTALKSSLQSRAAERGYYEAMLRVSEIRVDPEQNLADIELVYDTGIRARIGEIRFDKAPVSETLLRRYLPFESGDPVNTAHLIELQRNLINSDYFADVEVRPQLAELDNAELPVDVKLTPRKRSLYQAGFGYGTDTGARMQVGLTRRWVNSRGHTLNSRLRLSEIRQQFTTNYEIPGFQPTTDRFALNLKLQDEKSDTIDARSYGIGGSWQKQIGDWERHLSLDWEQESWVFEGDEQDSTLLIPRARFSRTIADNRLNTRKGHQISFGVGVASQNLLSDTDLLQLDLRGKRVDSLSDRWRLLSRAELGITLIDSVDDLPATMRYYAGGDNSVRGYDYQSLGPVGGDGDVIGGRYLVTGSVEVDYMIRENWRVAAFIDTGNAFDDADTELKTGAGFGARWQSPVGPVRLDLAMPLDESGWRIHFTLGPDL from the coding sequence GTGCCTCTGTTTTATCGTCCCCGATTGCTGTTGTTGCCCGCTCTGTTGCTGTGTGGCACATGTGGCCAGCTACACGCTGCCCAGTTTGAGCTCGACGGGGTTGAGGGTGAGTTGGCTGACAACGTGCGTGCGATGCTAAGCGTTGACGATGCGCTGTTACAGACACCACCGCCCACTGTCAGCCGGCTTCGCTACCTCCACCGTCAGGCGCCAGAAGAGATACGCCGGGCGCTGCAACCGTTCGGTTACTACAATCCGGTGCTGCAGCTGGAGATCAATCTGGATGGACCGGCAGAACAGTGGGCGGCTCGCTATCGGATTGATGCCGGTCCAATCACCCGCATTCGTTCTGCACAGCTGGTGCTTCAAGGAGAGGGCGCCCAGGACAGTGTACTGCAGCAGGTGCTCACGGATACAAATATCCGAACCGATGAGCCATTGCGGCATGCAGACTATACCGCTCTTAAAAGCAGCCTGCAGTCGCGGGCAGCCGAGCGGGGTTACTACGAAGCGATGCTCAGGGTCAGTGAGATCCGGGTTGACCCCGAACAAAATCTGGCCGACATCGAACTGGTGTATGACACCGGAATCCGGGCCCGGATCGGTGAGATTCGTTTTGACAAGGCACCGGTATCGGAAACGCTGCTGCGACGTTACCTTCCCTTCGAGTCGGGTGACCCGGTTAATACCGCACATCTGATCGAGTTGCAGCGTAACCTGATCAACAGTGATTATTTTGCCGATGTGGAGGTGAGACCTCAGCTGGCGGAGCTGGACAATGCAGAACTGCCGGTCGATGTGAAACTGACACCGCGCAAGCGCAGCCTCTACCAGGCCGGTTTTGGTTACGGAACCGATACAGGGGCGCGCATGCAAGTGGGTCTTACGCGGCGTTGGGTTAACAGCCGAGGGCACACGCTGAACAGTCGGCTGCGGTTATCTGAAATTCGCCAACAGTTCACGACCAATTATGAGATTCCCGGCTTTCAGCCGACCACCGATCGTTTTGCGCTGAATCTGAAACTGCAGGATGAGAAGTCGGATACCATCGATGCCCGCAGCTACGGCATCGGTGGCAGTTGGCAGAAGCAGATTGGTGACTGGGAACGACATCTCTCGCTGGATTGGGAGCAGGAAAGCTGGGTGTTTGAGGGGGATGAACAGGACTCCACACTGCTTATTCCAAGAGCCCGTTTCAGCCGAACCATCGCGGACAACCGTCTTAACACCCGTAAGGGACATCAAATCAGTTTTGGCGTCGGTGTGGCCTCACAAAACCTGCTCTCCGATACTGACCTTTTGCAGCTGGATCTGCGTGGAAAGCGTGTCGATAGCCTGTCTGATCGCTGGCGTTTGCTGTCCCGTGCCGAACTGGGTATTACATTGATCGACTCGGTCGATGACCTGCCGGCCACAATGCGTTACTACGCTGGCGGTGACAACAGTGTAAGGGGGTACGACTACCAGTCGCTGGGACCAGTCGGCGGTGATGGTGATGTGATTGGCGGGCGCTATCTGGTGACCGGCAGCGTTGAAGTCGACTATATGATTCGTGAAAACTGGCGCGTGGCGGCTTTTATCGATACTGGTAACGCCTTTGACGACGCCGATACAGAGCTCAAAACCGGCGCAGGTTTCGGTGCCCGCTGGCAGTCGCCGGTAGGGCCGGTGCGTCTTGATCTGGCCATGCCTCTGGATGAGAGCGGCTGGCGCATACACTTTACACTGGGGCCTGATTTGTGA